A portion of the Homalodisca vitripennis isolate AUS2020 chromosome 2, UT_GWSS_2.1, whole genome shotgun sequence genome contains these proteins:
- the LOC124354449 gene encoding zinc finger protein OZF-like isoform X1, with translation MHEFQYMVRNNVGLESMQQQPQPLEETPFRCETCGKYFSRKDHYKNHVMWHTGDSPHRCDYCPKTFTRREHLMNHTRQHTGESPHQCNFCSKSFTRKDHMVYHERQHTGETPFSCQFCPKAFTRKDHLVNHVRRHTGESPHKCTFCNKSFTRKEHLTNHIRQHTGESPHRCPFCTKSFTRKEHLTNHVRIHTGESPHNCEYCNRTFTRKEHLKRHVRQHASGAEFNCIICSAPFATKENLVEHMHTHPRDRPYICSECGKSFPLKGNLLFHQRSHQKGLPHERPFQCDLCPKDFMCKGHLVSHRRSHTNTKQYNSQQFDKTFDNKSSFMLKQIMKGETSDMTAHVIQTPSAQDFDDKNPFMLKEIMKNELTEMTHVPVVPHLPPPRPHPVHTVNVATQASLPLLPHEVHLQQPNPLMAAVT, from the exons ATGCACGAATTCCAGTACAT GGTCAGAAACAACGTCGGGTTGGAGTCTATGCAACAACAGCCACAGCCATTGGAGGAGACGCCATTCCGTTGTGAGACTTGTGGCAAGTACTTCTCACGCAAGGACCATTACAAGAACCATGTCATGTGGCATACTGGCGACTCTCCGCACCGCTGTGACTACTGCCCCAAGACCTTCACGCGGCGCGAGCACCTCATGAACCACACGAGGCAGCACACGGGCGAGTCCCCACATCAGTGTAACTTCTGTTCCAAGAGCTTCACGCGGAAAGACCACATGGTTTACCACGAGCGTCAGCACACCGGGGAAACCCCATTCTCGTGCCAGTTCTGCCCGAAAGCCTTCACACGGAAGGACCATCTGGTCAACCACGTCCGACGGCACACCGGTGAGTCGCCACATAAGTGTACGTTCTGTAACAAGAGTTTCACGAGAAAAGAACACCTGACTAATCATATCCGTCAACACACAGGGGAGTCGCCGCACCGCTGTCCGTTCTGCACCAAGAGCTTTACACGGAAAGAGCATTTGACCAATCATGTCCGCATCCACACGGGGGAGTCGCCACACAATTGTGAGTATTGCAATCGAACTTTCACACGTAAGGAGCACCTGAAGCGGCATGTCCGCCAACACGCGTCCGGGGCAGAGTTCAACTGCATCATCTGCAGTGCGCCTTTCGCCACCAAAGAGAATCTTGTAGAGCACATGCACACCCACCCACGGGACCGACCTTACATCTGTTCAGAATGTGGCAAGTCCTTCCCACTGAAAGGTAACTTATTGTTTCACCAACGCTCACACCAGAAGGGGCTCCCCCATGAGCGACCATTCCAATGCGATCTCTGCCCAAAAGATTTTATGTGCAAGGGGCATCTCGTATCGCACAGACGCAGCCATACCAATACCAAGCAATACAACTCACAGCAGTTTGACAAAACTTTCGACAACAAGAGCAGCTTCATGTTGAAGCAGATCATGAAAGGTGAAACGTCAGACATGACGGCGCACGTCATTCAGACCCCCTCGGCGCAGGATTTTGATGACAAGAACCCTTTTATGCTGaaggaaataatgaaaaatgaactGACTGAGATGACCCATGTGCCGGTTGTGCCGCATTTGCCCCCTCCGAGGCCCCACCCGGTCCACACGGTGAATGTAGCTACTCAAGCCAGTCTACCGCTGCTACCTCATGAGGTACATCTCCAGCAACCAAATCCACTAATGGCGGCTGTTACGTAA
- the LOC124354449 gene encoding zinc finger protein OZF-like isoform X2, translating to MQQQPQPLEETPFRCETCGKYFSRKDHYKNHVMWHTGDSPHRCDYCPKTFTRREHLMNHTRQHTGESPHQCNFCSKSFTRKDHMVYHERQHTGETPFSCQFCPKAFTRKDHLVNHVRRHTGESPHKCTFCNKSFTRKEHLTNHIRQHTGESPHRCPFCTKSFTRKEHLTNHVRIHTGESPHNCEYCNRTFTRKEHLKRHVRQHASGAEFNCIICSAPFATKENLVEHMHTHPRDRPYICSECGKSFPLKGNLLFHQRSHQKGLPHERPFQCDLCPKDFMCKGHLVSHRRSHTNTKQYNSQQFDKTFDNKSSFMLKQIMKGETSDMTAHVIQTPSAQDFDDKNPFMLKEIMKNELTEMTHVPVVPHLPPPRPHPVHTVNVATQASLPLLPHEVHLQQPNPLMAAVT from the coding sequence ATGCAACAACAGCCACAGCCATTGGAGGAGACGCCATTCCGTTGTGAGACTTGTGGCAAGTACTTCTCACGCAAGGACCATTACAAGAACCATGTCATGTGGCATACTGGCGACTCTCCGCACCGCTGTGACTACTGCCCCAAGACCTTCACGCGGCGCGAGCACCTCATGAACCACACGAGGCAGCACACGGGCGAGTCCCCACATCAGTGTAACTTCTGTTCCAAGAGCTTCACGCGGAAAGACCACATGGTTTACCACGAGCGTCAGCACACCGGGGAAACCCCATTCTCGTGCCAGTTCTGCCCGAAAGCCTTCACACGGAAGGACCATCTGGTCAACCACGTCCGACGGCACACCGGTGAGTCGCCACATAAGTGTACGTTCTGTAACAAGAGTTTCACGAGAAAAGAACACCTGACTAATCATATCCGTCAACACACAGGGGAGTCGCCGCACCGCTGTCCGTTCTGCACCAAGAGCTTTACACGGAAAGAGCATTTGACCAATCATGTCCGCATCCACACGGGGGAGTCGCCACACAATTGTGAGTATTGCAATCGAACTTTCACACGTAAGGAGCACCTGAAGCGGCATGTCCGCCAACACGCGTCCGGGGCAGAGTTCAACTGCATCATCTGCAGTGCGCCTTTCGCCACCAAAGAGAATCTTGTAGAGCACATGCACACCCACCCACGGGACCGACCTTACATCTGTTCAGAATGTGGCAAGTCCTTCCCACTGAAAGGTAACTTATTGTTTCACCAACGCTCACACCAGAAGGGGCTCCCCCATGAGCGACCATTCCAATGCGATCTCTGCCCAAAAGATTTTATGTGCAAGGGGCATCTCGTATCGCACAGACGCAGCCATACCAATACCAAGCAATACAACTCACAGCAGTTTGACAAAACTTTCGACAACAAGAGCAGCTTCATGTTGAAGCAGATCATGAAAGGTGAAACGTCAGACATGACGGCGCACGTCATTCAGACCCCCTCGGCGCAGGATTTTGATGACAAGAACCCTTTTATGCTGaaggaaataatgaaaaatgaactGACTGAGATGACCCATGTGCCGGTTGTGCCGCATTTGCCCCCTCCGAGGCCCCACCCGGTCCACACGGTGAATGTAGCTACTCAAGCCAGTCTACCGCTGCTACCTCATGAGGTACATCTCCAGCAACCAAATCCACTAATGGCGGCTGTTACGTAA
- the LOC124354449 gene encoding zinc finger protein OZF-like isoform X3 — protein MHEFQYMVRNNVGLESMQQQPQPLEETPFRCETCGKYFSRKDHYKNHVMWHTGDSPHRCDYCPKTFTRREHLMNHTRQHTGESPHQCNFCSKSFTRKDHMVYHERQHTGETPFSCQFCPKAFTRKDHLVNHVRRHTGESPHRCPFCTKSFTRKEHLTNHVRIHTGESPHNCEYCNRTFTRKEHLKRHVRQHASGAEFNCIICSAPFATKENLVEHMHTHPRDRPYICSECGKSFPLKGNLLFHQRSHQKGLPHERPFQCDLCPKDFMCKGHLVSHRRSHTNTKQYNSQQFDKTFDNKSSFMLKQIMKGETSDMTAHVIQTPSAQDFDDKNPFMLKEIMKNELTEMTHVPVVPHLPPPRPHPVHTVNVATQASLPLLPHEVHLQQPNPLMAAVT, from the exons ATGCACGAATTCCAGTACAT GGTCAGAAACAACGTCGGGTTGGAGTCTATGCAACAACAGCCACAGCCATTGGAGGAGACGCCATTCCGTTGTGAGACTTGTGGCAAGTACTTCTCACGCAAGGACCATTACAAGAACCATGTCATGTGGCATACTGGCGACTCTCCGCACCGCTGTGACTACTGCCCCAAGACCTTCACGCGGCGCGAGCACCTCATGAACCACACGAGGCAGCACACGGGCGAGTCCCCACATCAGTGTAACTTCTGTTCCAAGAGCTTCACGCGGAAAGACCACATGGTTTACCACGAGCGTCAGCACACCGGGGAAACCCCATTCTCGTGCCAGTTCTGCCCGAAAGCCTTCACACGGAAGGACCATCTGGTCAACCACGTCCGACGGCACACCG GGGAGTCGCCGCACCGCTGTCCGTTCTGCACCAAGAGCTTTACACGGAAAGAGCATTTGACCAATCATGTCCGCATCCACACGGGGGAGTCGCCACACAATTGTGAGTATTGCAATCGAACTTTCACACGTAAGGAGCACCTGAAGCGGCATGTCCGCCAACACGCGTCCGGGGCAGAGTTCAACTGCATCATCTGCAGTGCGCCTTTCGCCACCAAAGAGAATCTTGTAGAGCACATGCACACCCACCCACGGGACCGACCTTACATCTGTTCAGAATGTGGCAAGTCCTTCCCACTGAAAGGTAACTTATTGTTTCACCAACGCTCACACCAGAAGGGGCTCCCCCATGAGCGACCATTCCAATGCGATCTCTGCCCAAAAGATTTTATGTGCAAGGGGCATCTCGTATCGCACAGACGCAGCCATACCAATACCAAGCAATACAACTCACAGCAGTTTGACAAAACTTTCGACAACAAGAGCAGCTTCATGTTGAAGCAGATCATGAAAGGTGAAACGTCAGACATGACGGCGCACGTCATTCAGACCCCCTCGGCGCAGGATTTTGATGACAAGAACCCTTTTATGCTGaaggaaataatgaaaaatgaactGACTGAGATGACCCATGTGCCGGTTGTGCCGCATTTGCCCCCTCCGAGGCCCCACCCGGTCCACACGGTGAATGTAGCTACTCAAGCCAGTCTACCGCTGCTACCTCATGAGGTACATCTCCAGCAACCAAATCCACTAATGGCGGCTGTTACGTAA